From one Methanomassiliicoccales archaeon genomic stretch:
- a CDS encoding translin family protein produces the protein MRNLDEIAIGIQDELDEKDTVREIAIKSSRAIIRLSGGAVHSIHKGEDASDMLATALEEAARLKSLLEVHPDIWTSGLVSDALQELAEAAIVHSIFKCERLPAPHELGIPPTPYLLGLADSIGEIRRFVLIALRRGEVDEAITYLDMMEEMFLVIMRFDYPQALVAIRRKQDIARSLVEKTRGDITLAVSSRRLEEKIEDLQKRL, from the coding sequence ATGAGAAACCTGGACGAGATAGCCATTGGCATCCAGGATGAGCTGGACGAGAAGGACACCGTTAGAGAGATCGCTATCAAATCCTCCAGGGCCATCATCCGGCTCTCTGGGGGCGCGGTCCATTCCATACACAAGGGAGAGGATGCCTCGGACATGCTGGCAACGGCTCTCGAGGAAGCCGCCAGACTCAAGAGCCTGCTTGAAGTTCACCCCGACATATGGACCTCAGGGTTGGTATCCGATGCACTCCAGGAACTGGCCGAAGCGGCAATCGTCCATTCCATCTTCAAGTGTGAACGCTTGCCCGCCCCCCATGAGCTCGGGATTCCGCCCACTCCCTACCTTCTAGGATTGGCCGATTCCATCGGCGAGATAAGGCGCTTCGTGCTCATCGCGCTCAGGAGAGGGGAGGTAGACGAAGCGATAACCTACCTGGATATGATGGAGGAGATGTTCCTGGTGATAATGAGGTTCGACTATCCTCAGGCACTGGTGGCCATAAGAAGGAAGCAGGATATAGCCCGCTCACTGGTGGAGAAGACAAGAGGAGATATCACGCTTGCGGTGAGCTCTCGCAGGCTGGAGGAGAAGATCGAAGATTTGCAGAAGAGGCTTTAG